Proteins encoded together in one Flavobacteriales bacterium window:
- a CDS encoding nitroreductase family protein has protein sequence MDQPRSSLGVLPAISARYSPRAFLDRPVTGDELSLVLEAARWAPSSMNEQPWRFLVTRRGEEGHDLLLDGLNPSNRLWADKAPVLMLAMAHRILHRISAENHHARHDLGVAVGQLGVQATSMGLGMHQLGGFDPAKTRQAFAIPDELDLVTVIVLGWPGHPDDLPEHLQQRERARSPRRDLTELVHYGRFVR, from the coding sequence ATGGACCAGCCCCGTTCCTCCCTTGGCGTGCTTCCGGCCATCAGTGCGCGCTACAGTCCGCGCGCCTTCCTGGATCGACCGGTGACCGGTGACGAGCTCAGCCTGGTGCTGGAGGCCGCGCGATGGGCGCCCAGCAGCATGAACGAGCAACCGTGGCGCTTCCTGGTGACCCGCCGGGGCGAGGAAGGGCACGACCTTCTACTGGACGGCCTGAACCCGAGCAACCGGCTCTGGGCGGACAAGGCGCCGGTGCTGATGCTGGCCATGGCGCACCGCATCCTTCACCGCATCAGTGCCGAGAACCATCACGCGCGGCACGATCTGGGCGTGGCCGTGGGACAGCTGGGCGTGCAGGCGACCTCCATGGGGCTGGGCATGCACCAGCTTGGTGGATTCGACCCGGCAAAGACCCGGCAGGCCTTCGCGATCCCCGATGAACTGGACCTCGTGACCGTGATCGTGCTGGGCTGGCCGGGCCATCCGGACGACCTGCCCGAGCACCTCCAGCAGCGCGAGCGGGCACGCTCGCCACGACGAGATCTCACTGAGCTCGTGCACTACGGCCGGTTCGTTCGCTGA
- a CDS encoding MarR family transcriptional regulator — protein MPALEEELKSRFESEQHKALLNVLFTANWFKGGHAPILAAHDLSLQQYNILRILRGAKGRMNMHQVKCRMLDRAPNATRLTDKLITKGLVERVRCEEDRRVVYVSITTKGLDLLEEVDLALRPALAEKHARLSKEDAHTLNRILDDLRG, from the coding sequence ATGCCTGCGCTGGAGGAGGAGTTGAAGAGCCGGTTCGAGAGTGAGCAGCACAAGGCCCTGCTCAATGTCCTGTTCACGGCGAACTGGTTCAAGGGTGGCCATGCTCCGATCCTTGCCGCGCATGACCTGAGCCTGCAGCAGTACAACATCCTGCGCATCCTGCGCGGGGCGAAGGGCCGGATGAACATGCATCAGGTGAAGTGCAGGATGCTGGACCGGGCGCCGAACGCCACCCGGCTCACGGACAAGCTGATCACCAAGGGTCTGGTGGAGCGGGTCCGATGCGAGGAGGACCGTCGCGTGGTGTACGTGAGCATCACCACCAAGGGCCTGGACTTACTGGAGGAGGTGGACCTTGCCTTGCGTCCCGCGCTGGCCGAGAAGCACGCCCGGCTGTCCAAGGAGGACGCCCACACCCTGAACCGGATCCTCGACGACCTGCGCGGATGA
- a CDS encoding class I SAM-dependent methyltransferase has protein sequence MNHLTAAGSAALLLVLAACEPTARPTDTSTNVSASRSSTSTADNGQWAQEAAWRQPEVLWTLIPNVAGTRVANLFAGDGYYAFELVKAGARVIAMEQDAGLVEQIKQRAKAQGISPDVLEVRLVQQGTGLTPGEADMAFCAKSYVTIPDRINYLRQVRSALKTPAPLILVDFVPAETPVGPPIQDRIPDQAVMDEMELLGCTDIGAYGKKLPYQWVVIAMDFVADPNEAEPLP, from the coding sequence ATGAACCACCTCACCGCGGCCGGATCCGCCGCTCTGCTCCTCGTTCTGGCCGCCTGCGAACCGACCGCCCGGCCGACTGACACAAGCACGAACGTCAGCGCCTCCCGGTCGTCCACATCGACCGCCGACAACGGGCAGTGGGCCCAGGAAGCGGCGTGGCGGCAGCCCGAGGTCCTTTGGACCCTGATCCCGAACGTGGCGGGCACCAGGGTGGCCAACCTGTTCGCAGGCGATGGCTACTACGCGTTCGAGCTGGTGAAGGCGGGGGCCCGGGTGATCGCCATGGAGCAGGATGCCGGTCTGGTGGAGCAGATCAAGCAACGCGCCAAGGCCCAAGGGATAAGCCCTGATGTGCTGGAAGTGCGTTTGGTGCAGCAAGGGACCGGATTGACACCCGGTGAGGCGGACATGGCCTTCTGTGCCAAGTCCTACGTGACCATCCCGGATCGGATCAATTACCTCCGGCAGGTACGGTCGGCGCTGAAGACCCCGGCACCGCTGATCCTTGTGGACTTCGTGCCCGCCGAGACCCCGGTGGGACCGCCGATCCAGGACCGGATCCCGGACCAGGCGGTGATGGACGAGATGGAGCTGTTGGGCTGCACCGACATCGGTGCCTATGGTAAGAAACTGCCATACCAGTGGGTCGTGATCGCCATGGATTTCGTGGCCGACCCGAACGAGGCGGAGCCGCTTCCGTGA